One region of Flavobacterium sp. GSB-24 genomic DNA includes:
- a CDS encoding porin family protein: MKKILLAAVLFIATSATINAQFVQIGVKAGVNFANQTGGSDFDGISVDKEGITSYHAGLVAELKLLEKFSIQPELLYTTQGAEYKSAVQDFKNEMGYIAIPVMAKIYMTKSLSLELGPQASFLVSNKKEFDVADPKTFDFSLNAGLGLKVVGGLFVQARYGIGLTEISEEADFKNSVFQLSAGYMF, from the coding sequence ATGAAAAAAATACTTTTAGCGGCTGTTTTGTTCATTGCAACATCAGCTACAATCAACGCTCAATTTGTACAAATCGGGGTGAAAGCAGGGGTTAACTTTGCGAACCAAACTGGAGGTTCTGACTTTGATGGAATTTCTGTTGACAAAGAAGGTATTACAAGTTACCATGCAGGTCTTGTAGCAGAACTTAAATTATTAGAAAAATTCTCAATTCAGCCAGAGCTTTTGTACACTACACAAGGAGCAGAATACAAAAGTGCTGTACAGGATTTCAAAAACGAAATGGGATATATTGCTATTCCTGTAATGGCGAAAATCTACATGACTAAATCACTTAGTTTAGAACTTGGCCCACAAGCTTCATTCCTTGTATCTAATAAAAAGGAATTTGACGTTGCAGATCCAAAAACATTTGACTTTTCTCTTAACGCAGGTTTAGGATTAAAAGTTGTTGGAGGTCTTTTTGTTCAAGCTCGCTACGGAATAGGTTTGACTGAGATTTCAGAAGAAGCTGATTTTAAAAACTCTGTATTCCAACTTTCAGCTGGATACATGTTCTAA
- a CDS encoding porin family protein, which produces MKKIILAAIAVMAFGFTNAQETRFGIKGGVNLSTLTGEYEDDTKSLVGFTVGGFAEIKVIERLAIQPELLYSAQGARFEDAFGKYDAKLNYLNIPVLAKFYITKQFTVEAGPQIGFLLSAKIDGEDAKDFYKSADFGFNFGAGYNFTDNFSAGIRYTVGLSGVYDNDNDDLEEYIDSSKNSNLSIYAAYKF; this is translated from the coding sequence ATGAAGAAAATTATTTTAGCTGCTATAGCGGTAATGGCATTTGGATTTACGAATGCTCAAGAAACAAGATTTGGGATAAAGGGAGGTGTTAACCTTTCTACTTTAACAGGCGAATATGAAGATGACACTAAATCATTAGTAGGTTTTACTGTTGGTGGTTTTGCTGAAATTAAGGTTATCGAACGACTAGCAATTCAACCTGAGCTTTTATATTCTGCTCAAGGTGCTAGATTTGAAGATGCTTTTGGAAAATATGATGCAAAACTTAATTATTTGAATATTCCTGTGCTTGCTAAGTTCTATATTACTAAGCAATTTACAGTTGAAGCTGGTCCTCAGATCGGTTTTTTATTGTCTGCTAAAATTGATGGAGAAGATGCAAAAGATTTTTATAAATCTGCTGATTTTGGATTTAATTTTGGAGCTGGTTATAATTTTACTGATAATTTTTCTGCTGGTATCAGATATACAGTTGGTCTTTCAGGGGTTTACGATAATGATAATGATGATCTTGAAGAATATATTGATAGCTCAAAAAACAGTAATTTATCGATTTATGCAGCTTATAAATTTTAA
- a CDS encoding DUF5686 and carboxypeptidase regulatory-like domain-containing protein, which yields MKNFTLFAFLIFSISNFAQIKGTVTDEKGNPLPFVSIFEEGTYRGTTSNEQGKYQLQVKEIGKNRIVFQYLGFKTQKITISPDSNTTLDIKMEEESFSLNEVVIDPKNNPANAIIKSAIANKKENSDKTGRYTADFYSKGMFKVKDLPKKILGQKVDLGEDMASNLDSTGTGILYLSETVSKITFEKPEKLKERIIASKISGNNRGYSYNTAALSTYDFYDNTLDFDVKMISPIADNAFNYYKYKLESSFYDDNKQQIYKIKVIPKRDKEPVFEGYIYIVDDSFAIYAIDLEIKGYRMKNEFTEVMNLKQSFSYNAKNKIWSKNAQTLSFNAGIFGVKFSGNFNYVYSNYEFPSSFEKKTFGNEIVSFEANANKKDDAFWNEIRPIPLTIEESTDYSKKDSLLVIRKSKRYTDSTDAKNNKFKVWDILMGYDYKNTFKKYSFNYQGLLNISSLSFNTVQGFNLDSGFSFKKENEEEGKSTSIGTTFNYGFSDQRFRVVGQFSHKFNNINYATLGVTGGTKVAQFNSAEPITKLVNSISSLFFKDNYMKLYNLEYAQVNYSQGVLNGVNLFAKVAYEQRKPLFNTTDYSFFKRDDLYSSNNPLAPNDFTTAPFEQHNLFKVGLNARINFGNKYISRPDGRYNFKDDKYPTVVLGFEKAFAASEKKYEFERIGASVQYDLRLGNKGLLGTNFRAGKFFNAENISFIDYRHFNGNQTHIGTSGRYLNVFNLMPYYANSTNDSYFEMHLEHNDTGFIMNKIPLLNLLKSTMNIGFHSLAIPDRKPYTEFTVGLDNLGFGKFKLFRVDYVHSYQGGIQQNGVVFGLKILNVLD from the coding sequence ATGAAAAACTTTACATTATTTGCCTTTTTAATTTTTTCAATTTCCAATTTTGCCCAAATCAAAGGAACTGTAACCGATGAAAAGGGAAATCCACTGCCGTTTGTTTCTATTTTTGAAGAAGGGACTTATCGAGGAACCACTTCGAATGAACAAGGCAAATATCAATTGCAGGTTAAAGAAATTGGTAAAAACCGAATTGTCTTTCAGTATTTAGGTTTTAAAACACAGAAAATCACAATTTCTCCAGATTCAAATACAACTTTAGATATAAAAATGGAGGAAGAAAGCTTCTCTCTAAATGAAGTTGTGATTGATCCTAAAAATAATCCTGCAAATGCCATTATAAAAAGTGCTATTGCCAATAAAAAAGAAAACTCCGACAAAACAGGAAGATATACAGCCGACTTTTATTCTAAAGGAATGTTTAAGGTTAAAGATCTTCCTAAAAAAATCTTAGGTCAAAAAGTTGATCTTGGTGAGGACATGGCTTCCAATTTAGATTCTACCGGAACAGGAATTTTATATTTATCTGAAACTGTTTCTAAAATTACTTTTGAAAAACCTGAGAAGTTAAAGGAGAGAATTATAGCTTCGAAAATTTCAGGAAACAATCGTGGATACAGCTACAATACTGCTGCTTTATCAACTTACGATTTTTATGATAATACACTCGACTTTGATGTTAAAATGATTTCTCCTATTGCAGACAATGCTTTTAATTACTACAAATACAAACTCGAAAGTAGCTTTTACGACGATAATAAACAGCAGATTTATAAAATTAAAGTGATTCCAAAACGCGACAAAGAACCTGTATTTGAAGGTTACATTTATATTGTTGATGACAGTTTTGCTATTTATGCTATAGACTTAGAAATTAAAGGCTATCGCATGAAAAATGAGTTTACCGAAGTAATGAATCTAAAACAGAGTTTCAGCTATAATGCAAAAAATAAAATCTGGTCTAAAAATGCACAGACACTTTCGTTTAATGCGGGTATTTTTGGAGTAAAATTTTCTGGGAACTTCAATTATGTTTATTCTAATTATGAATTTCCATCTTCTTTCGAGAAGAAAACTTTTGGAAATGAAATTGTTTCTTTTGAAGCAAATGCCAATAAAAAAGATGACGCATTCTGGAACGAAATCAGACCAATTCCGTTAACTATTGAAGAAAGCACTGATTATAGTAAAAAAGACAGCCTCTTAGTAATTCGAAAATCAAAAAGATATACGGATTCTACTGATGCTAAAAATAATAAGTTTAAAGTTTGGGATATTTTAATGGGCTATGACTATAAAAATACGTTCAAAAAATATTCTTTCAATTATCAAGGTTTACTGAATATTTCCTCTTTGAGTTTTAATACCGTTCAGGGATTTAATTTGGATTCTGGTTTTTCATTTAAAAAAGAAAATGAAGAAGAAGGAAAATCAACTTCGATTGGTACTACTTTCAATTATGGTTTTTCAGATCAGCGATTTAGAGTTGTTGGACAATTTAGTCATAAATTCAACAATATAAATTATGCAACATTGGGAGTTACGGGAGGAACAAAAGTTGCACAGTTTAATAGTGCGGAACCTATTACTAAATTGGTCAATTCTATAAGTTCTTTATTTTTTAAAGACAATTATATGAAGTTGTATAACTTAGAATATGCACAGGTAAATTATTCGCAAGGCGTTTTAAATGGCGTTAATCTGTTTGCAAAAGTGGCTTATGAACAGCGAAAACCTCTCTTCAATACAACTGATTATTCTTTCTTTAAAAGGGATGATCTATATTCTTCAAACAATCCTCTTGCACCAAATGATTTTACTACGGCGCCATTTGAACAGCATAATTTGTTTAAAGTTGGTCTCAATGCCAGAATTAACTTTGGAAATAAATATATTTCAAGACCTGACGGAAGATATAATTTTAAAGATGATAAATATCCGACTGTAGTTTTAGGTTTCGAAAAAGCTTTTGCTGCAAGCGAAAAGAAATACGAATTTGAAAGAATCGGTGCTTCTGTACAATATGATTTACGACTTGGAAATAAAGGTCTTTTAGGCACTAATTTTAGAGCCGGGAAATTCTTTAATGCTGAAAATATTTCTTTTATAGATTACAGACATTTCAACGGAAACCAAACTCATATCGGTACAAGCGGCCGCTATTTAAATGTTTTTAATTTAATGCCATACTACGCCAATAGCACAAATGACAGCTATTTTGAAATGCATCTAGAGCACAATGACACAGGGTTTATTATGAATAAGATTCCATTACTAAATCTGTTAAAATCTACGATGAATATTGGTTTTCACTCACTGGCGATTCCAGATCGAAAACCTTACACGGAATTCACTGTTGGTTTGGATAATTTAGGTTTCGGTAAATTTAAATTGTTTAGAGTGGATTACGTACATTCTTATCAAGGAGGCATTCAACAAAATGGTGTTGTGTTTGGATTGAAGATTTTGAATGTGTTGGACTAA
- a CDS encoding porin family protein translates to MKKIILTAIAIMAFGFVNAQKFGVKGGANLSTLIGNIENETPKFGFNLGGFVEFKIGNKFFIQPELLYSTQGGKYEQSSVDYLYKQEIKSSYLNVPVMFKYYVMEKLSVEAGPQVGFLLTAKGKYEIKNEVDFFSSGYRSVKDIYQPQNIGLNIGAGYDLTKNLSAGIRYQFGMSNEVRYYSSVGDLKQIRMRDDVLSVSVGYKF, encoded by the coding sequence ATGAAAAAGATTATTTTAACTGCTATTGCAATAATGGCATTTGGATTTGTGAATGCGCAAAAATTTGGAGTTAAAGGAGGAGCTAATTTATCAACTTTAATAGGGAATATTGAAAATGAAACTCCAAAGTTTGGTTTCAATTTAGGAGGTTTTGTTGAATTTAAGATTGGAAATAAATTTTTTATTCAACCAGAACTCTTGTATTCTACTCAAGGAGGGAAATATGAACAATCTAGTGTTGATTATTTGTATAAACAAGAAATTAAGTCAAGTTACCTTAATGTGCCAGTAATGTTTAAGTATTATGTTATGGAAAAATTAAGTGTCGAGGCTGGACCTCAAGTCGGTTTTTTATTAACGGCTAAAGGTAAGTATGAAATAAAAAATGAGGTAGACTTTTTTTCTTCTGGATACAGAAGTGTTAAAGATATATATCAACCACAAAATATTGGTTTAAATATTGGAGCTGGTTATGATTTAACAAAAAATCTTTCAGCTGGAATAAGATATCAATTCGGGATGTCGAATGAAGTTAGATATTATTCTAGTGTTGGAGATTTAAAACAAATAAGAATGCGTGATGACGTTCTTTCTGTTTCTGTTGGATACAAGTTCTAA
- a CDS encoding cation diffusion facilitator family transporter, with translation MTNEQKAIKATLFSIAGNTCLALVKGLAGFFGNSYALIADAIESTTDIFSSCLVLFGIKYSNKPADENHPYGHGRAEPLITFLVVGFLITSATIIGYESIANIGTSHDLPKSWTLYVLGAIIVWKEYSFRLVMKRSKQTNSSALAADAWHHRSDAITSVAAFIGISIALIMGKGYESADDWAALFAAFFILYNSYKIFRPALGEIMDENLNDDLVEEIRVVSLTVPGILGTEKCFIRKAGMRYHVDLHAIVSAAISVKEGHDLSHQLQDTLKEQIPQLGNVLIHIEPDDYHC, from the coding sequence ATGACAAATGAACAAAAAGCTATAAAAGCTACTCTATTTAGTATAGCTGGAAATACCTGCCTGGCCCTAGTAAAAGGTCTCGCAGGTTTTTTTGGCAATTCATACGCCTTGATTGCAGATGCCATCGAATCGACTACGGATATATTTTCCTCTTGTCTGGTGTTATTCGGAATTAAATATTCTAATAAACCGGCAGATGAAAATCATCCATACGGGCACGGTCGTGCAGAACCTTTAATTACATTTTTGGTGGTCGGATTTTTAATTACTTCGGCAACAATTATTGGTTATGAAAGTATTGCCAATATTGGCACTTCACACGATTTACCTAAATCTTGGACATTATATGTTTTAGGAGCCATTATTGTGTGGAAAGAATATTCTTTTCGTTTGGTAATGAAACGCAGTAAACAAACAAATAGTTCGGCATTGGCTGCTGATGCGTGGCATCATAGAAGTGATGCCATAACTTCTGTGGCAGCGTTTATCGGAATTTCGATTGCGCTTATTATGGGAAAAGGCTACGAATCTGCAGATGATTGGGCAGCACTTTTTGCTGCGTTTTTTATTCTGTATAACAGTTATAAAATTTTCAGACCTGCTCTTGGCGAAATCATGGATGAAAACCTAAATGATGATTTAGTAGAAGAGATTCGTGTAGTATCTTTGACAGTTCCCGGAATCTTGGGAACAGAAAAATGTTTCATTCGTAAAGCAGGAATGCGCTATCACGTAGATTTGCACGCAATAGTTTCAGCTGCAATTTCAGTAAAAGAGGGACACGATTTATCACACCAATTGCAAGATACATTAAAAGAACAAATTCCGCAGTTAGGAAATGTTTTAATCCATATAGAGCCAGATGATTATCATTGTTAG
- the aroQ gene encoding type II 3-dehydroquinate dehydratase — protein MKICIINGPNLNLLGKREPEVYGSQTFEDYFETLQQKFPNIELSYYQSNIEGELIGKIQECGFTYDGIILNAGAYTHTSIGLGDAMKAVTTPVIEVHISNTYARESFRHQSYLSGNAKGVILGFGLKSYELAIQSFL, from the coding sequence ATGAAAATCTGCATTATCAATGGACCCAATTTGAATCTTTTAGGAAAACGCGAACCAGAAGTTTACGGAAGCCAGACTTTTGAAGATTATTTTGAGACGCTGCAACAAAAGTTTCCAAATATTGAACTTTCATATTACCAAAGTAATATTGAAGGAGAATTGATTGGAAAAATTCAAGAATGCGGTTTTACATACGACGGAATTATTTTAAATGCGGGCGCTTACACTCATACCTCAATTGGTTTAGGCGATGCGATGAAAGCTGTGACAACTCCTGTAATCGAAGTTCATATTTCTAATACTTATGCTCGCGAAAGTTTCAGACATCAATCTTATTTATCTGGAAATGCTAAAGGTGTTATTTTAGGTTTTGGCTTGAAAAGTTATGAGTTGGCAATTCAGTCGTTTTTATAA
- a CDS encoding outer membrane beta-barrel protein, with translation MKKLILAAIAVMGFSAANAQDSGSYGFSKGNILLEGNLGFSTNNDKNTDVKTNSFEFNPKAGYFLTDKFALGLDLGIGSDKKKVAGTDADKNSNFNVGVFGRYYFLDLGQRFKTYAEAGVGLNTGKEGEAKYSGVGINAGLGINYFVSNSFAINFGLTDILDYGTNKYKGGKAVSDFNANLNVFNNFFSTATFGLTYKF, from the coding sequence ATGAAAAAATTAATTTTAGCTGCTATTGCAGTAATGGGATTTAGCGCTGCTAATGCACAAGATTCTGGGTCATATGGATTTTCTAAAGGAAACATTCTTTTAGAAGGTAATTTAGGTTTTTCAACAAACAATGACAAAAACACAGATGTTAAAACTAATTCTTTTGAATTTAATCCAAAGGCTGGTTATTTTTTAACAGATAAATTTGCTCTTGGACTTGATTTAGGGATTGGTTCTGATAAGAAAAAAGTAGCTGGAACAGATGCTGATAAAAACTCAAATTTCAATGTTGGAGTTTTTGGACGTTATTATTTCCTAGATCTTGGTCAAAGATTTAAAACTTATGCGGAAGCTGGTGTTGGATTAAATACCGGAAAAGAGGGTGAAGCTAAATATTCAGGAGTTGGAATTAATGCAGGATTGGGAATCAATTATTTTGTATCTAACAGTTTTGCGATTAATTTTGGATTAACTGATATTTTGGATTATGGTACTAATAAGTATAAAGGAGGTAAAGCGGTTTCTGATTTTAATGCAAATTTAAATGTTTTTAACAACTTCTTCAGTACTGCTACATTTGGTTTGACATACAAATTCTAA
- the xerD gene encoding site-specific tyrosine recombinase XerD: MNWSRYIKDYQSYLRIERGLSKNTIENYGFDIERLCLFLETNQIDVSPIKISDETLQQFIYSVAKEVNPRSQARIISGLKSFFNYLVFEDYRNDNPLELIEAPKTGRKLPDTLSLQEIDALIETIDLSSNEGERNRAMLETLYGCGLRVSELISLKISDLFFDEGFIKITGKGNKERFVPIGPLTQKYIDIYKNAVRSNLNIKKGAEDTLFLNRRGNQLTRAMVFTIIKDLAQKMGLKKNISPHTLRHSFATHLLENGADLRSIQLMLGHESITTTEIYVHLDRSFLKEVMHSFHPRK; this comes from the coding sequence ATGAATTGGAGCAGATACATAAAAGATTATCAGTCGTATTTGAGGATAGAAAGAGGTTTGTCGAAAAATACAATTGAAAACTACGGATTTGATATTGAGCGGTTATGCCTTTTTTTAGAAACCAATCAAATTGATGTTTCTCCAATAAAAATTTCAGACGAAACATTACAGCAGTTTATATATTCTGTAGCAAAGGAAGTAAATCCGAGATCGCAGGCGCGTATCATTTCGGGATTAAAAAGCTTCTTTAATTATCTTGTTTTTGAGGATTATCGAAATGATAATCCGTTAGAGTTAATTGAAGCGCCAAAGACTGGTCGTAAATTACCTGATACTTTATCACTTCAAGAAATCGATGCGCTTATTGAAACTATAGATTTGAGCAGCAATGAAGGTGAAAGAAATAGAGCAATGCTTGAAACTCTTTACGGATGCGGACTTAGGGTTTCTGAGTTGATCTCTCTTAAAATTTCTGATTTGTTTTTTGATGAAGGTTTTATAAAAATTACCGGGAAAGGAAATAAAGAAAGATTTGTTCCAATTGGTCCATTGACTCAAAAATATATTGATATTTATAAAAATGCTGTTCGTTCGAATTTAAATATTAAAAAAGGAGCAGAAGATACTTTGTTCTTGAATAGAAGAGGAAATCAATTGACTAGAGCTATGGTTTTTACAATTATTAAAGATCTAGCTCAGAAAATGGGATTAAAGAAAAATATCAGTCCGCATACATTACGTCATTCCTTTGCAACACACTTATTAGAAAACGGAGCAGATTTAAGATCTATTCAATTAATGCTGGGTCACGAATCAATCACAACAACAGAAATTTATGTTCATTTAGATCGCAGCTTTTTAAAAGAAGTGATGCATAGTTTTCATCCTAGAAAATAA